One genomic segment of Terriglobales bacterium includes these proteins:
- a CDS encoding DUF2892 domain-containing protein: MTVNAGLRAVAGTFVLLSLALGYWVSPYFFLFTAFVGLNLLQSGFTNWCPMMLILRKLGMPEVCPPKTAPVK; the protein is encoded by the coding sequence ATGACCGTCAATGCAGGTTTGCGGGCCGTTGCCGGGACTTTCGTTCTGCTCTCCCTGGCGCTGGGCTACTGGGTAAGTCCTTACTTCTTTCTGTTCACCGCCTTCGTGGGACTGAATCTGTTGCAGTCGGGCTTCACCAATTGGTGTCCCATGATGCTCATCCTGCGCAAGCTGGGCATGCCGGAAGTCTGCCCGCCCAAGACGGCGCCGGTGAAGTAG
- a CDS encoding BON domain-containing protein, with amino-acid sequence MKLRKLMVVASLVALLIPATLLGQGEQPSERAQQRIIKEVRHELLMLPYLGVFDNIAFKVEGYKVTLVGQVTRETLKSDAERAVKSIEGVEQVDNQIEVLPASQNDDRLRLRLYRAIYGFPSLQRYALGVNPPIRIIVKRGHATLEGVVDSEADKNTAGIRAKGVSGLFSVTNNLRVEK; translated from the coding sequence ATGAAGCTACGCAAGCTGATGGTTGTCGCCAGCCTGGTTGCGCTATTGATTCCGGCCACGCTCCTGGGGCAGGGCGAGCAGCCCTCGGAGCGGGCCCAGCAGCGGATTATCAAAGAGGTCCGGCATGAGCTGCTGATGCTCCCCTATCTGGGCGTGTTCGACAACATCGCGTTCAAGGTCGAAGGGTACAAGGTCACGTTGGTGGGGCAGGTCACGCGGGAGACGCTCAAGTCTGACGCCGAGCGCGCGGTGAAGAGCATTGAAGGTGTGGAGCAGGTGGACAACCAGATCGAGGTCCTGCCCGCCTCGCAGAACGACGATCGTCTGCGCCTGCGCCTGTATCGCGCGATCTATGGATTCCCGTCGCTGCAGCGCTATGCGTTGGGGGTGAACCCGCCCATCCGCATCATCGTCAAGCGAGGCCACGCCACGCTCGAGGGAGTAGTGGACAGCGAGGCCGACAAGAACACCGCCGGCATCCGTGCCAAGGGCGTCTCCGGTCTGTTCTCCGTGACCAACAACCTGCGCGTGGAGAAATAG